GCATACAGGAATTCCCCCTTTCCACCCAATCCCATCCAATCCGCGATCACAAAAGACTGCTTCTAAGATAGTATTTGTATTTGTCACTCGATCACAAAAGACTGCTTCTAAGATAGCACAAAACAAACATACAAATTCATCGATTTTCCATCTCGTAGGATTGTTAAAATGCATCAATTTTGAGGAAAATGGATTCACATAGCAAAAAAGCATCACCAGTATAtgcttaataatttatacagaCACTGGGGCTATTGCAACACTTTACTGCACAAATTCAGACAGTAATACCACAAGTAACCATGCCTTTTTCTCCCCTAGAAAGCCAAGAgaacaaacaaaatcaatgcTATTTGGATGGTACCGAAACCGAAGACGGAGAAGAGTAAAGCTGAACGAGGTGATCTTGCTGCTCCCTGTACCGGCGCCTGAGGTAGGTTTCCAGGATCTCCATCACGAGCACGAACTTCTTCATCTCCTCCAGACGGCGGCTCAGCTCGGCTTCCCTTGCCCTGGCTCGCTCCAGCCGCGCCTCAGTCTCGGCTAGCCTGTCTCTGAGATTCTCCACCACCACCGTGTTCTCGTTCTGCACTGGCCGGATTTCGACGATGTCGTCTTTGGACGGTAATCGCTCGCTGCCGTAGCACATGGCTCGATTGCTGGCTTGTTTGAGTTGAGCTTCCTGTTTCGGAAGTTATACCTTGTTTTGTCGCAGGGAGAAGAGAACTGGTGGTGGATTATATGAGTTGCGCTCAATTACACTTTACCCCTTCAACTATTCCTTAAATAAGATCTGTTGCCCCTTCCCTTATCAAATTTTCACTCAactcataattatttcttagaTATAcggatgaaaaattaatcatcgacaaaattatacttttagtctCACATTAGtcttatattttacaaattctaatagttttaaaattgagaaaactcgaTACATTTAATCTCATAAATTCCATAAAGTAAAAGACTATAAAGTAgagtattaaatatatcaagttttctcaattttgaaataatttttaaaaaacctcataaaatttttagtttacaACTGATATACATGATTGatgtaaaatttagaaaaatggaTCAATTACATAGCAAGTGTGATCTGTAATTGGTTTGATTCGATCAAAACTTTTCCAAGCTAGAATTTCTACTTGGGTAAGTGTAACACGTGATTGGATGACGGGCTCTCTATTTCATCtctcacaaaataatttgtacattttaacttaccatataaatttataatacatgaaatgaaatataaaattagggattttgttgtatttctttttccccatACAGTAACagtgtattattaattatgtttaagGCCATGAATGATGAACCTTCCAGTTCCAGTTCCACACTCCCCACATCAGCTGACCGCCAAGCCGCTGTTTGTAACAAACCCTCCTCAAATCTTCTCGAAACCCACACACACCATGGCTGCACCTGAgtcctcttcctcttcatcACTCTTCGCCCTCAAGAATTCCCGGCCCCCCGACGACACCGTTTTCTACTCCATCTTCCCTGATTCCTCCCTCACCTCCGCCGGTTCCGCCGCCTCCGCCCAACTCCAGTTCCTCCATCTCCGAATACTCCACCACGTTTCTCCAATTACTGCCCCGTATATTTGGCAACACCAGCCTTTCTCTCTTTCCATAACCCTCTCGCCCGTCCCCCACCTCTCCGGCCACCTCCGCTTCGGGTACAATCTTGAGGATGAGTGGTTCGTTGTTTACCTCCTCTTCGAAATCTCGAAAACCTTCCCTAATCTTTCCATCCGCGTTTGGGACTCTGACGGGGAGTTTTTGTTGATCGAGTCCGCTTTCCACCTCCCTAAATGGCTGAATCCGGAAACATCCGTCAATCGCGTCTTCATTCGCCGAGGCCTCCTTCACATCATTCCGCAGTCAAGCTTCCCGAAAATGCCAAAGTTGGAGGATTCTCTGCGATTCTTGGCGAGCAGAGATGATGATTCCTCGCTCGCACCGGGTGCTGTTCAGTTGcatttgaggaaaaaaattggtgaGTATCCAGAGCGTGCTTATAGGAATGTGCATAGAGTGAGGGTTAGAGTGCCAGTTTCGGTGGCATGGGTGTTGAAGCATGAGCCGTGTTTAATATCTTTGGCAGTTGAGGGGTTTTATGATAGGGATATCGATAGTATGAAGTATGCCGCTAGAATGGAGAGGTTTCTACCCAGGGGGAAGGGGGAGGAAATGGTGGAGGTGGTGATAAGTATGTCAAGGGCAATGTATGCACAGTTGGTGCAGCAGAAGTTTCAGGCTCCTGGTTGCTTTCCGATGCTGGAGAGGAGCAATGTGGGAAAATATATGGAGGCAGAACTCGGGATGAAAATCACTTGTGGGTTTGAGATGATGTACCAGTTGAGAAAGAAGCAGGGGGATGAAGGGAAGGGGAGCACGTGGGAAGCTTTTAGACAGAGCTTGGAGAGCAGCGGTTATTTTGAGGGATTGTTGCCAGGTTCAAAAGAATACAAGAGGTTGATGGAGAATGCTGAGGGATATTATCGAAATAGTTCGTTGCATGTTAGAGCCAGGTATGTAGTGTcgatatattttgttaattttttgaagtgcttggttaatatatatattttactcctTGGTCATATTAAAAGTACAAACTAGCACTGCTGTTGACATTTTGCTATTACTGCAGTGAAGTCTTGAGTGCACCTGTGAAACGCATAGATGAAATTCTTGCACTTCCGCATTCAGCGGGTGAATTCAAGAACCAGGAGCTTCCTCCATCTGATGATGATTCATGGTTATATGGTGGGGAAGATGAATTGAATGCTGCACTTCAGGAGAGGCAAAATGAAATGGAACTTTACAATTTGAAACataagaagaaacaaaagaaaaaagagcagCNNNNNNNNNNGACTATGATCTTGGGGGGATTGCTAAGTCTATGCAGGCATTTGTTGAGAAAATTTCAAGTTATGAAGGTGCTGAGGTTCCAGAGGACAGGTTCATCCTTCCCTTTCTCTTGCGTTTCAACTTAGtgaaatttcatttcattttctcaaGTGAAAATTATAACCCACTTTCAGTTTATTCAGTGAGACATTGAGGCTTGTTGATTTATGAATGTTATATTCCTTTATAAATTGGTGCCATTGAGTGAGGTGCATGActgaactttttgtttttatttaatttgagttcAGAATTCAGATAGATGCATGGCTGACTTGTTGCTCTATGCCACAAAGTATTAGGTTTTCAGTACTTTTTTTATGATCTAACTTGAGCTTTTGCCTGCTTTTCCACCGTTCATATATGGTATGGAGCAGCAACTTGATGTGAGTAATGAGCGTGTCAGTGTTGCTTTCTCTTAATTTGTGTTTATAACAACTTATTcatgtataaataaactattttgCTGCTGCATTTATAGATTATATACTGCAATTAGCTAACATAAATATGGAAATTATAAAAGGACATTGGATTTTTAGTTATCCATGATGAGTCATTATGTAGGGGTGTTTGAGTCACTGTTGATAATATAAATCagccttttttttaattatatagtggTAATTTGTCTTGAGAGacagaatattaaataagtggaatgaaacaaaaaaccaTACTTATTTCCTTATTTTCGGcaagtattattatttgatgaattGTTTAGTTTCTAATTAAGTCAActgttattgattttttattcttagaATTACAAATTGGGGTTTCACTAAGGaatgtattaaaattattttatttcaggTGACTGTACTGAGTCATCTTCTACCTTTTGCAATTAGGTGCAGTTATCCAAATTAGGAAAGTTTTTGCCATGCAACATGCTCACATAGAAGGGGTTTGCCTTTATTCTCTAGGCACATTCAACCCCAATAACTGAAGCATGTTGGGTGGTGTTATGTTTTTCATGGTTTTATATGAGATGCATGTTTGAAGACGTATTCATGCACAAACCAACAGAGAGTGGTGCTGCTGCTGGTTGTGTTAATGGAGTTTTGGTGTTATTGACATACGTAATATCACTTTACTGCACAACTGTGATCAGGACAACCTGGTAACACTCATGCAACAAGATTTCGACTCTATCTAGTGGTTTTGTCTGTTGTGCTGAAAAGCAAATACACATCGTCTGTGTTCTTGTAATGGAGAGTGATAAAACAAACAGTTATGCTGCTAACGTGAGATTCCTGGCATGATCTAACTAATAGTATAGCtcaaggaaaataaattgtgaTAAGGAAATATATGAAGAGTTGATTAAGCATAAGCTGCCAGTTAACAGGATGAAAGTCTTGCTCATCCCTTTATTCAGTGAATTATTGTAAACTATCAGAATAGTACtctttttacttataattcATGTCA
Above is a genomic segment from Sesamum indicum cultivar Zhongzhi No. 13 linkage group LG13, S_indicum_v1.0, whole genome shotgun sequence containing:
- the LOC105176384 gene encoding protein SKIP34, with protein sequence MCYGSERLPSKDDIVEIRPVQNENTVVVENLRDRLAETEARLERARAREAELSRRLEEMKKFVLVMEILETYLRRRYREQQDHLVQLYSSPSSVSVPSK
- the LOC105176385 gene encoding LOW QUALITY PROTEIN: protein ecdysoneless homolog (The sequence of the model RefSeq protein was modified relative to this genomic sequence to represent the inferred CDS: inserted 1 base in 1 codon); this encodes MMNLPVPVPHSPHQLTAKPLFVTNPPQIFSKPTHTMAAPESSSSSSLFALKNSRPPDDTVFYSIFPDSSLTSAGSAASAQLQFLHLRILHHVSPITAPYIWQHQPFSLSITLSPVPHLSGHLRFGYNLEDEWFVVYLLFEISKTFPNLSIRVWDSDGEFLLIESAFHLPKWLNPETSVNRVFIRRGLLHIIPQSSFPKMPKLEDSLRFLASRDDDSSLAPGAVQLHLRKKIGEYPERAYRNVHRVRVRVPVSVAWVLKHEPCLISLAVEGFYDRDIDSMKYAARMERFLPRGKGEEMVEVVISMSRAMYAQLVQQKFQAPGCFPMLERSNVGKYMEAELGMKITCGFEMMYQLRKKQGDEGKGSTWEAFRQSLESSGYFEGLLPGSKEYKRLMENAEGYYRNSSLHVRASEVLSAPVKRIDEILALPHSAGEFKNQELPPSDDDSWLYGGEDELNAALQERQNEMELYNLKHKKKQKKKEXAXXXDYDLGGIAKSMQAFVEKISSYEGAEVPEDRDFKDVDFDVDQFMKDMETVMGNRGSKDNGSDFDLEEGSSSDLDFDDYEEDSEHSEDIEEGGDQFMRSYSDALNKELKATTLSKTFVHAHDQASRKNNEEESSRKNDEGTSNANDEMDDELTPVDVDINLVKNFLDSYTSQEGLSGPASNLLGLMGLRLPDDAGKGK